In a genomic window of Spirosoma agri:
- a CDS encoding response regulator, with product MTKKRVLIIDDDARNIFALTATLKAKSFDCLSCSGAKEALDLLKTDEIVDAILIDMMMPEMDGYEAIPRIKNIEKRRNTPIISVTAQAMVGDREKCLQAGAMDYISKPVDVDKLLQLLLRV from the coding sequence ATGACGAAAAAGCGAGTACTGATTATTGATGACGATGCACGAAATATTTTTGCATTGACGGCCACATTAAAGGCAAAATCGTTTGATTGTCTATCTTGTTCGGGCGCAAAAGAGGCACTGGATTTACTGAAAACAGATGAGATTGTGGACGCGATCCTCATTGACATGATGATGCCCGAGATGGATGGTTACGAAGCCATTCCCCGCATAAAAAACATCGAAAAACGACGGAATACGCCCATAATCTCGGTAACCGCTCAGGCAATGGTAGGTGACCGGGAGAAGTGTTTGCAGGCTGGTGCCATGGATTATATTTCGAAGCCAGTCGATGTAGACAAATTGTTGCAACTACTGTTGCGTGTTTAA
- a CDS encoding CheR family methyltransferase gives MIEEAQVDIILNDLYELYGYDFTNYSRASLKRRLIRLCLLDKFAGFAEFRDRIRDDADYLKRFVEEITVTVTEMFRDPLFYKCLRTDVLPSLAAKPFIRIWHAGCSTGEEVYSMAVLLKEARLLHKSLLYATDLNPAALDKARKGIFPLAQMKQYSENYIESGGVHDFSAHYTAQYGQVKFSESLSEKMIFSIHNLVSDRSFNEFDLILCRNVLIYFDKPLQDRVLNLFDESLGQLGYLALGSKETLKFSLLKSTFKQLDKEKIWRKVG, from the coding sequence ATGATAGAGGAAGCTCAAGTCGATATAATATTGAATGATCTGTACGAATTATACGGATATGACTTTACGAATTATTCCAGAGCGTCACTAAAAAGACGATTAATTCGTCTTTGTTTGCTGGATAAGTTTGCGGGATTTGCGGAGTTCAGGGATCGCATAAGGGATGATGCTGATTATCTGAAACGGTTTGTGGAGGAAATTACCGTTACCGTTACGGAAATGTTCCGTGATCCGCTGTTCTACAAATGCCTCCGAACGGACGTATTACCGTCACTGGCGGCCAAACCGTTCATTCGGATATGGCACGCCGGATGTTCGACGGGTGAAGAGGTTTATTCAATGGCCGTTCTGCTAAAAGAAGCCCGGCTTCTCCACAAATCATTGCTGTACGCGACCGATTTAAATCCGGCGGCACTCGACAAAGCCCGCAAAGGAATTTTTCCGCTGGCACAGATGAAACAATACTCCGAAAACTATATCGAATCGGGTGGTGTACATGATTTTTCGGCCCACTATACGGCGCAGTATGGACAGGTAAAATTTAGCGAGTCGTTATCGGAAAAAATGATTTTTTCGATCCATAATTTAGTGTCGGACCGATCATTCAATGAGTTTGATCTTATCCTGTGCCGGAACGTACTGATCTATTTCGATAAACCGTTGCAAGATCGGGTGTTGAATCTATTCGATGAAAGCTTGGGACAGCTCGGTTACCTGGCACTTGGCTCGAAAGAGACATTGAAATTTTCGCTCTTGAAATCTACGTTTAAGCAGTTGGATAAGGAAAAGATATGGCGGAAAGTAGGCTAA
- a CDS encoding chemotaxis protein CheB gives MAESRLTKAIVIGGSAGGLDVVLKLLPALEPTPSFTIIIVLHRKNSIDSTLEELLASRTTIRVKEVEDKDVVKPGTIYLAPANYHLLIERDLTFSLDDSEKVNYSRPSLDVTFESAADVYGDALVGIVLSGANADGTNGLLAVKKAGGIAVAQEPAGAQSAFMPQQAIARVPVDFVLDVPELSIFINALNKPV, from the coding sequence ATGGCGGAAAGTAGGCTAACGAAGGCAATTGTCATTGGCGGATCGGCCGGTGGGCTTGATGTCGTATTGAAGCTGTTACCCGCTCTGGAACCGACGCCGTCATTTACCATAATTATCGTTCTTCACCGTAAGAACTCCATTGATTCGACGCTGGAGGAACTGCTTGCCAGCAGAACAACCATTCGGGTTAAGGAAGTAGAGGATAAAGACGTAGTTAAACCCGGCACTATCTACCTGGCTCCGGCCAATTATCACCTGTTGATCGAACGGGATCTGACGTTTTCGCTGGATGACTCCGAAAAAGTGAACTACAGCCGCCCTTCGCTCGATGTTACGTTTGAGTCGGCTGCCGATGTGTACGGTGATGCGCTGGTTGGTATTGTGCTGTCTGGCGCCAATGCCGATGGCACGAATGGCCTGCTGGCGGTCAAAAAAGCGGGTGGTATTGCGGTGGCCCAGGAGCCTGCCGGGGCGCAGTCTGCGTTCATGCCCCAACAGGCCATTGCCCGCGTTCCAGTCGATTTCGTCCTGGATGTGCCTGAGCTCAGTATATTCATCAATGCGCTGAATAAACCGGTCTGA